The genomic DNA CTTCTCGGTACGCCGTGGATGCCGGACATTCGCGACGGCATTCTGGTGCTGGAAGATATCAACGAGCATCCGTTCCGCGTCGAGCGTCTGCTGTTGCAGTTACTGCATGCGGGGATCCTGTCCTGCCAGCGCGCGCTGATCCTCGGCAGTTTTAGCGGTGCAGAGCCCAATGATTACGACAACGGCTACAGCCTGGAAACCATGTTCCATTATCTTCGTTCGCGGCTGGATATCCCGGTGATTACCGGTCTGGACTTTGGCCATGAAGCGCGGACGGTGACGTTACCGCTTGGGGCGCAGGGCAAACTGGTCAATACCGCTGCGTCCACCACGCTGACGCTCTCCGGTCATCCGGTGCTGTCAGAAGAAAAATAAATTCATAGCTCTTATTAGACCATTGTTCATGCATAAATATGATAACGTTTTGTAACGCACATCATGCTGTAGAGGAGATCGTGAACATTGGACGCTGGGGCGGTTATTAGTCTGTTTATTCTGGGTTCTGTTTTAGTAACCTGTAGTATTTTATTAAGTTCATTTTCTTCACGTCTCGGTATCCCGATTCTGGTTATCTTTCTGGCGATTGGCATGCTGGCCGGTGTTGATGGCATCGGCGGCATCCCTTTCGACAACTACCCCTTCTCGTACATGATCAGTAACCTCGCGCTGGCAGTGATCCTGCTGGACGGCGGGATGCGCACCCAGGCCAGTTCGTTTCGCGTCGCCCTTGGCCCGGCGCTGTCGCTGGCGACGGTAGGCGTACTGATCACCTCCGGGCTGACCGGCATGATGGCGGCATGGCTGTTCCACCTGAATCTGATTGAAGGGTTGCTGATTGGCGCGATCGTTGGCTCCACTGATGCTGCGGCAGTATTTTCCCTGCTCGGCGGCAAAGGGCTTAACGAACGTGTGGGTTCGACGCTGGAGATTGAATCCGGCAGTAACGACCCGATGGCGGTGTTTCTGACCATCACGCTGATTGAGATGATCCAGCAGCATGAGGCCGGGCTGAGCTGGCTGTTTGTCGCGCATCTGCTGCAGCAATTCGGGCTGGGTATTCTGATTGGTCTGGCTGGCGGTTATCTGCTATTGCAGATGATTAACCGCATCGCCCTGCCCGCCGGGCTCTATCCGCTGCTGGCGCTGAGCGGCGGGATCATGATTTTCGCCATCACCACCTCAATTAATGGCAGCGGCATTCTGGCGATTTATCTGTGCGGTTTCCTGCTGGGCAACCGGCCCATTCGTAACCGCCACGCTATCCTGCAAAACTTCGACGGACTGGCCTGGCTGGCGCAAATCGGCATGTTCCTGGTGCTGGGTCTGCTGGTGAACCCGTCTGATCTGCTGCCGATTGCTGTTCCGGCGTTGATCCTCTCCGCATGGATGATTTTCTTCGCCCGCCCGCTGTCAGTGTTTGCCGGGCTATTGCCGTTCCGTGGTTTTAACCTGCGCGAACGTATTTTTATCAGTTGGGTTGGCCTGCGCGGCGCGGTGCCGATTATTCTGGCGGTATTCCCGATGATGGCGGGGCTGGATAACGCCCGTCTGTTCTTCAATGTGGCGTTCTTCGTGGTGCTGGTGTCGCTGTTGCTGCAGGGCACATCGCTCTCCTGGGCGGCGAAAAAAGCCAAAGTGGTGGTGCCGCCAGTGGGCTGGCCTATCTCCCGCGTCGGGCTGGATATTCACCCGAACAATCCGTGGGAGCAGTTTGTTTACCAGCTCAGCGCAGACAAATGGTGCGTGGGCGCGGCGCTCCGCGACCTGCATATGCCGCCGGAAACCCGCATTGCAGCACTGTTTCGCGACAATGTTCTGCTGCACCCGACCGGCAGCACGCGGTTGCGGGAAAACGATATTCTCTGCGTGATTGGCCGGGAGCATGATTTACCCGCGCTCGGCAAACTGTTCAGCCAGGCGCCGCCGGTGGCGCTGGACCAGCGTTTCTTCGGTGATTTCATCCTCGAAGCGACGGCAAAATTTGCCGATGTGGCACTGATTTACGGTCTGGATGGCGGTGAAGAGTTTCGCGACAACCAGCAGTCGCTGGGTGATCTGATCCAGCATCTGCTCGGCGCGGCACCGGTTGTCGGTGACCAGGTGGAGTTCGCCGGGATGATCTGGACGGTGGCGGAGAAAGAAGATAACGCGGTACGCAAAGTGGGTGTCCGCGTCGCGAATGAAGAAACTGAGTGAGTCGCAGGCCGGGTAGGCGTAGCGCCACCCGGCACAACGTTACACCGTCACAACTGGCACTCTCGGTGCCAGCGCGCACATCAGTTCATAGCCAACCGTTCCGCAGGCCGCGGCTACATCATCAATCTTAATCTCTTTGCCCCACAGCTCGACCGACGTACCGATCCCCGCCTGCGGACATGGCGTTAAATCGACCGCCAGCATATCCATCGACACAGTGCCGACAATACCCGTGCGCACGCCGTCCACCAGCACCGGTGTACCGTCCGGGGCATGGCGCGGATAACCATCCGCATAGCCACAGGCGACGATGCCAATACGCTGCTCCTGCGCTGCCTGGTAACGCTGGCCGTAACCGACGCCCTCGCCCGGTTTCAGGTTCTGCACGGCGATGATTTCGCTGCTGAGCGTCATTACCGGCTTCAGGCCGCTGTTGGCGATGTCCTGCCACTGGCCCGACGGCGAGGCGCCGTACAGCACGATCCCCGGGCGCACCCAGTCATAATGCGCTTCCGGGTGCCACATCGTGGCGGCAGAGTTTGACAGTGAACGGGCGCATTCCAGCCCTTCTGCCGCCTGCTCCACACGCGCCATGGCCTCCACAATGCCGTCCGGGCGTTCAGCTACCGCAAAGTGCGACATCAGTGTCATTTCACCGACGCCAGGCAATGCGCGTAGTTGCTGCCAGACGGTGTGAAGACGATCCGGCGCAAAGCCCAGCCGGTTCATGCCGCTGTTCACTTTGACGTAAACGTCCAGCGGCGCATTGAGACGGGCATTCTGAATGGCTTTGATTTGCCAGTTACTGTGAATACTGGTGGTCAGCCGGTACTTGTCGAACAGTTCCAGTTCATCGGCATGGAAGAAGCCTTCCAGCAACAGGATCGGTCCTTTCCAGCCGCGCTCACGCAGCATGATCGCCTCTTCGAGATTCAGTAAGGCAAAACCATCTGTGCTGTTTAATGCGCTCCAGATACGTTCCAGACCGTGACCATAGGCATTGGCTTTTACCACCGACCACACCCGCGACTGAGGGGCGGCACGGCGGATAATGTTCAGGTTCTGACGCAGTGCCTGCAAATCAATGCTGGCCTGTACAGGACGAGACATGACGGCTCCTTATTGATGTGCACCATGCAAATGTTGCGCGCGGGACGGCGTAAAGCCAGCCTGATAACGGGCCACGCTCAGGTCATCAAACGGGATCGCTGGCGTACGCCCGGAGATCAAATCGCTGATGAGCTGGCCAGAGCCGCAGGCCATCGTCCAGCCCAGCGTGCCGTGTCCGGTATTCAGCCACAGGTTTTTGTACGGCGTGCGACCGACGACTGGCGTACCGTCCGGGGTCATCGGACGTAATCCGGTCCAGAACGTCGCTTCTTCCACCACGCCGCCGCGCGGGAACAGGTCACGCACCACCATTTCCAGCGTTTCACGGCGTTGCTGCAACAGATCAGTATTAAAGCCGACAATCTCCGCCATCCCGCCGACACGAATGCGCTGGTCAAAACGAGTGATGGCGATTTTGTAGGTTTCATCAAGGATAGTCGACACCGGCGCGCCGTCGTCATCTTTGACCGGAATGGTCAGCGAATACCCCTTCAGCGGATAAACCGGAATATCCACCACGCCTTTCAGCATCGAGGTGGAGTACGAACCAAGCGCCAGCACAAACGCGTCCGCTTTGAACAGCTCGTCACCGCACTGCACGCCGTGGATCTGGTCGCCGTCGTACAGTAAGCGGTCAATCGGCGTATTAAAGCGGAATTTCACTCCCGCCTGCTCCGCTAGTTTCGCCAGTCGCTGTGTAAAGAGCTGGCAGTCGCCGGTTTCATCGTTCGGCAGACGCAGACCGCCGGTCAGTTTATGCGCCACTTCTGCCAGCGCAGGCTCAACCTCCGCCAGACGGTTCGCCTCCAGCAACTGATACGGCACGCCAGCGTCTTCCAGTACCGCGATATCGCGGGTGGCGTTTTCAAACTGTTGTTCGGTACGGAAAAGCTGTAGCGTGCCGCCCTGGCGACCTTCGTACTCGATCCCGGTGGATTCACGCAGGGCTTTCAGGCAGTCACGGCTGTACTCTGCCAGCCGCACCATCCGGCCTTTGTTCTCCATGTAATGGCGCGTGTCGCAGTTACGCAGCATCTGCCACATCCACTTGAGCTGGAATTGCGTTCCATCGAGGCTAATCGCCAGCGGCGCATGACGCTGGAACATCCATTTGATCGCCTTCAGCGGCACGCCCGGCGCCGCCCAGGGCGCAGCATAGCCCGGGGAAATTTGCCCGGCGTTTGCGGCGCTGGTTTCCAGCGCCGGCCCGGCTTCACGGTCAATGACCGTCACATCATGTCCTGCCTGGCTCAAATACCAGGCGCTGGTCACGCCGACAACGCCACTTCCCAGTATGACAACACGCATAGCCACTCCATCTGTGCAAAAGAACAATCATCTAATTACAAATTGATAACGCAGATGAAAATATTATTCAACATATGCTTTTTTTATGGTGACTTGTCTCACACTGCGCCCCGCCAGCCGGGTGATACGAGATTTAGAATCTCCTGCTGTGCGCTAAATTTACTCAGCGAAAAATTCTGTGCAATCCCTTTTTCCTCGCCATTGTCATGGAAAAATCGCAAAGAAAAAATTTCCCTTGCCCTGTGGTTTATGACGCGGTGTTCTATGCTTGAAAAGAGGCTCTCCAGACAGAGAGGGCCGCCAACAATGAGGGCGCGCTAATGGCTACGATTGACTCCATAAATAAGGACAGCACACGTCTGAGCGATGGACCCGACTGGACCTTCGACCTGCTGGATGTTTATCTGGCGGAGATCGACCGGGTGGCGAAACTCTACCGACTGGAAACTTATCCGCATCAAATCGAAGTCATTACGTCTGAACAGATGATGGACGCCTACTCAAGCGTCGGGATGCCGATCAACTACCCGCACTGGTCGTTCGGCAAAAAGTTCATCGAAACGGAACGGGCCTATAAGCACGGTCAGCAGGGGCTGGCCTATGAAATTGTGATTAACTCCAATCCCTGTATCGCTTATCTGATGGAAGAGAACACCATTACCATGCAGGCGCTGGTGATGGCGCATGCCTGCTACGGGCATAACTCGTTCTTCAAAAACAACTACCTGTTCCGCAGCTGGACGGACGCCAGCTCCATCGTCGACTACCTGATTTTCGCCCGCAAATACATCACCGATTGCGAAGAGCGTTACGGAGTGGATGAGGTCGAAAAACTGCTCGATTCCTGCCACGCGCTGATGAACTACGGCGTGGACCGCTACAAACGCCCGCAAAAAATCTCCCTGCAGGAGGAGAAAGCGCGGCAGAAAAGCCGGGAAGAATATCTGCAAAGCCAGGTGAATATGCTGTGGCGTACCCTGCCGAAGAAAGAGGAAGAGAAGACCGTGGAATCTGCGCGTCGCTACCCCTCTGAGCCGCAGGAAAACCTGCTCTACTTTATGGAGAAAAACGCGCCGTTGCTGGAGTCATGGCAGCGGGAAATCCTGCGCATCGTGCGTAAAGTGAGCCAGTATTTTTACCCGCAAAAACAGACGCAGGTGATGAACGAAGGCTGGGCGACCTTCTGGCACTACACCATCCTCAACCATCTGTATGATGAGGGCAAAGTGACCGAACGCTTTATGCTGGAGTTTTTGCACAGCCACACCAACGTGGTGTTTCAGCCGCCCTATAACAGCCCGTGGTACAGCGGCATTAACCCGTATGCGCTGGGCTTCGCGATGTTCCAGGACATCAAGCGCATTTGTCAGTCGCCAACCGACGAAGACAAATACTGGTTCCCGGATATCGCCGGCTCCGACTGGCTGGAGACAGTGCATTTCGCGATGCGCGACTTTAAAGACGAGAGCTTCATCAGCCAGTTCCTGTCGCCGAAAGTGATGCGCGATTTCCGCCTGTTCACTGTGCTGGATGACGATCGCAATAACTACCTGGAAATTGCCGCCATTCATAACGAAGAGGGCTACCGGGAGATCCGCAATAAGCTGTCCGCCCAGTACAACCTCAGCAATCTCGAGCCGAACATTCAGGTGTGGAACGTGGATCTGCGCGGCGACCGCTCGCTAACGCTGCGCTACGTGCCACACAACCGCGCGCCGCTTGATTTAGGGCGTCGGGAAGTGCTGAAGCATGTGCACCGGTTGTGGGGGTTTGATGTGATGCTGGAGCAGCAGAACGCTGACGGCAGCATCGAGCTACTTGACCGCTGCCCGCCGCGGCAGAATCTGGTGTAAATAAAAACCCGGCCTTGTGTGCCGGGTTTCTTTTTTGCAAAGGCGGATCAGCGGCTGTGAATGGCGAGGTCGCCGGGCAATGTTTTCTGCATCCGATGCCAGATCTCACCGCTGTCATGACCGTAGCGGCGCACAATGTCGTACACCTGCTCGTATAACCCCTCTTCACACACTTTCACCAGACGATGATAGAACCCCATCGCCAGGCTGCGCGCTTCCGGGTTGGCAAAGTAGTGACGACCGATGCGGGTATATAACCCTTTCATGCCGTTAATGATAAGCCCGTAGATAGGGTTGCCGGAGGCGAACGCCAGGCCGCGGAAAATGTTGTAATCCAGCTCGGCGAACGCGTCGGCGTGATCTTCAATTTCCCGCGCGCTGGCCAGCACTTCGAGCGCTTTTTCAGGGTGCTGACGAAACGCGGTGCGGATAAAGATCGTCGAAATGTTGGTGCGCACGGACAGCAGGTTGTCGATCAACTGCGGAACGCTTTCGTGATCGAGGCGCGCCAGCGTCTCCAGAATATTGAGACCGGACGTTTCCCAGAAGTTATTCACTTTCGTCGGTTTACCATGCTGAATGGTCAACCAGCCGTCACGGGCTAAACGTTGCAACACTTCGCGTAAGGTGGTGCGCGTCACGCCGATTAATTCAGAGAGTTCACGTTCAGCAGGGAGAATAGAACCTGGTGGAAAGCGGTTATTCCAGATGCTTTCGATGATGTACTCTTCCGCGAAACCCGCCGGGCTCTGCGCCTTAATGACCATAGAGAGATTTCCATTACACAGCGTTGCAAAAAATTGGACTCATCATACCAGAGCAAAACAGGGGCAGATAGCACGCACGGTGAATTAAAAAGGGATCGTGGTTTTATTTTTTTACATTCCTTCAGCCATGCCGGAACAGGACTTCGCACTTTTGCGCCCATCGCCTCTGTTTCGTTTACACTATACTTTTGTTTTTTTTGGCGGGATGGATGTTCGTCGTGGAAATCTCTTATGGTCGCGCGCTGTGGCGCAACTTTCTTGGTCAGTCCCCGGACTGGTACAAACTCACTCTGGTACTTTGCTTAATCATCAACCCGATTGTCTTTTACCTCAGCCCCTTTGTGGCGGGCTGGATGCTGGTGATTGAGTTCATCTTTACACTCGCGATGGCGCTGAAGTGTTACCCGCTGCTGCCCGGCGGCCTGCTGGCTATTGAAGCAGTGGCCATCGGCATGACCAGCGCGGAACATGTGCGCGAAGAGATCAGTAATAATCTCGAAGTGTTGCTGCTGCTGATCTTCATGGTCGCGGGCATTTATTTTATGAAGCAACTGCTGCTCTCTATCTTCACGCGCCTGCTGCTGAGCATTCGCAGTAAAACGGTCCTTTCCCTCGCCTTCTGCCTGGCGGCGGCGTTTCTCTCCGCCTTCCTCGACGCGCTGACTGTCGTCGCGGTGATCATCAGCGTCGCTGTCGGTTTTTATGGCATTTACCATCGCGCTGCCTCCAGTCGTACGGATGACAACGACATGCGCGACGATCGCGACATCGACAAAAACGACCGCCAGGTGCTGGAGCAGTTTCGCAGTTTCCTGCGCAGCCTGATGATGCATGCGGGCGTCGGCACCGCGCTCGGCGGCGTGATGACCATGGTCGGCGAGCCGCAGAATCTGATCATCGCCAAAGCGGCGGGCTGGGATTTTGGCGCGTTCGTCATTCGCATGTCGCCGGTAACGCTGCCGGTGCTGGTGTGCGGGCTGCTCACTTGCGCACTGCTGGAGAAATTCCGCTGGTTTGGCTATGGCGAAACGCTGCCGGAGTCCGTGCGCAAAGTGCTGCACAACTATGACGAGCGCAGTCGTCAGCAACGGACCCGTCAGGAAACGATGCGCCTTATTGTACAGGGCATTATTGGCGTCTGGCTGGTGGTGGCGCTGGCACTGCATCTGGCGGAAGTCGGGCTGATTGGTCTGACGGTAATCATTCTCGCCTCGTCGCTCTCCGGCGTGACGGATGAACACGCCATCGGCAAGGCGTTTACTGAAGCGTTACCGTTCGCTGCGCTGCTGACTGTCTTTTTCGCTGTGGTTGCGGTGATTATCGAGCAGCATCTTTTTGCGCCGATCATTGCCTTTGTTCTCAAAGCCTCGCCCCATGCGCAACTGTCGCTCTTTTATCTTTTCAACGGCTTGCTGTCGTCCATTTCCGATAACGTGTTCGTCGGAACGGTGTATATCAACGAAGCGAAAGCCGCATTTGAACAAGGTATTATCAGCCTCAAGCAGTTTGAACTGCTGGCGGTGGCAATCAACACCGGCACCAACCTGCCCTCCGTCGCCACGCCAAACGGCCAGGCGGCGTTTCTGTTCCTGTTGACCTCGGCGCTGGCACCGTTGATTCGTCTCTCGTACGGGCGAATGGTCTGGATGGCGCTGCCCTACACGGTGGTACTGACCCTGGTCGGGTTGTTGTGCATCGAATTTACGCTGATGCCAGTCACTGAATGGTTATCCACTCAGGGACTCATAACCATGCCGAATGTATCCCCGTAGCATCAATAATTTATAAGCCCGAAAGGCGATTTTGGGCTTTTAAGATTCATTTACGCAATAATGTGTTCCCTGCTAGTGGCTAAGCGACTAAATTCGTTTAAACTGCGGTGTCTTTGCTCGTTCCAGGGAAATAATTATGTTGCGATATTTAAACCAGTGCTCGCGAGGTCGTGGTGCATGGTTATTGCTGGCGTTGACTGCATTTGCGCTTGAATTGGTTGCGCTCTGGTTCCAGCACGTCATGCTGCTGAAACCCTGCGTACTTTGTATTTATGAACGTTGCGCCCTGTTCGGCGTAATGGGTGCGGGGATCGTGGGAGCCATCGCGCCAAAATCACCGTTGCGTTATGTGGCGTTGATTATCTGGATTTACAGTGCATTCAGAGGGTTACAGCTTGCCTGGGAACATACGATGTTGCAGTTGCATCCTTCTCCGTTTTTGACCTGTGACTTTGCTGCCCGTTTCCCGACCTGGCTACCGCTCGATAAATGGCTGCCGCAGGTATTTGTGGCGTCTGGCGACTGCGCTGAAC from Trabulsiella odontotermitis includes the following:
- the dadX gene encoding catabolic alanine racemase DadX; the encoded protein is MSRPVQASIDLQALRQNLNIIRRAAPQSRVWSVVKANAYGHGLERIWSALNSTDGFALLNLEEAIMLRERGWKGPILLLEGFFHADELELFDKYRLTTSIHSNWQIKAIQNARLNAPLDVYVKVNSGMNRLGFAPDRLHTVWQQLRALPGVGEMTLMSHFAVAERPDGIVEAMARVEQAAEGLECARSLSNSAATMWHPEAHYDWVRPGIVLYGASPSGQWQDIANSGLKPVMTLSSEIIAVQNLKPGEGVGYGQRYQAAQEQRIGIVACGYADGYPRHAPDGTPVLVDGVRTGIVGTVSMDMLAVDLTPCPQAGIGTSVELWGKEIKIDDVAAACGTVGYELMCALAPRVPVVTV
- a CDS encoding D-amino acid dehydrogenase — protein: MRVVILGSGVVGVTSAWYLSQAGHDVTVIDREAGPALETSAANAGQISPGYAAPWAAPGVPLKAIKWMFQRHAPLAISLDGTQFQLKWMWQMLRNCDTRHYMENKGRMVRLAEYSRDCLKALRESTGIEYEGRQGGTLQLFRTEQQFENATRDIAVLEDAGVPYQLLEANRLAEVEPALAEVAHKLTGGLRLPNDETGDCQLFTQRLAKLAEQAGVKFRFNTPIDRLLYDGDQIHGVQCGDELFKADAFVLALGSYSTSMLKGVVDIPVYPLKGYSLTIPVKDDDGAPVSTILDETYKIAITRFDQRIRVGGMAEIVGFNTDLLQQRRETLEMVVRDLFPRGGVVEEATFWTGLRPMTPDGTPVVGRTPYKNLWLNTGHGTLGWTMACGSGQLISDLISGRTPAIPFDDLSVARYQAGFTPSRAQHLHGAHQ
- a CDS encoding SpoVR family protein: MATIDSINKDSTRLSDGPDWTFDLLDVYLAEIDRVAKLYRLETYPHQIEVITSEQMMDAYSSVGMPINYPHWSFGKKFIETERAYKHGQQGLAYEIVINSNPCIAYLMEENTITMQALVMAHACYGHNSFFKNNYLFRSWTDASSIVDYLIFARKYITDCEERYGVDEVEKLLDSCHALMNYGVDRYKRPQKISLQEEKARQKSREEYLQSQVNMLWRTLPKKEEEKTVESARRYPSEPQENLLYFMEKNAPLLESWQREILRIVRKVSQYFYPQKQTQVMNEGWATFWHYTILNHLYDEGKVTERFMLEFLHSHTNVVFQPPYNSPWYSGINPYALGFAMFQDIKRICQSPTDEDKYWFPDIAGSDWLETVHFAMRDFKDESFISQFLSPKVMRDFRLFTVLDDDRNNYLEIAAIHNEEGYREIRNKLSAQYNLSNLEPNIQVWNVDLRGDRSLTLRYVPHNRAPLDLGRREVLKHVHRLWGFDVMLEQQNADGSIELLDRCPPRQNLV
- the fadR gene encoding fatty acid metabolism transcriptional regulator FadR, giving the protein MVIKAQSPAGFAEEYIIESIWNNRFPPGSILPAERELSELIGVTRTTLREVLQRLARDGWLTIQHGKPTKVNNFWETSGLNILETLARLDHESVPQLIDNLLSVRTNISTIFIRTAFRQHPEKALEVLASAREIEDHADAFAELDYNIFRGLAFASGNPIYGLIINGMKGLYTRIGRHYFANPEARSLAMGFYHRLVKVCEEGLYEQVYDIVRRYGHDSGEIWHRMQKTLPGDLAIHSR
- the nhaB gene encoding Na(+)/H(+) antiporter NhaB yields the protein MEISYGRALWRNFLGQSPDWYKLTLVLCLIINPIVFYLSPFVAGWMLVIEFIFTLAMALKCYPLLPGGLLAIEAVAIGMTSAEHVREEISNNLEVLLLLIFMVAGIYFMKQLLLSIFTRLLLSIRSKTVLSLAFCLAAAFLSAFLDALTVVAVIISVAVGFYGIYHRAASSRTDDNDMRDDRDIDKNDRQVLEQFRSFLRSLMMHAGVGTALGGVMTMVGEPQNLIIAKAAGWDFGAFVIRMSPVTLPVLVCGLLTCALLEKFRWFGYGETLPESVRKVLHNYDERSRQQRTRQETMRLIVQGIIGVWLVVALALHLAEVGLIGLTVIILASSLSGVTDEHAIGKAFTEALPFAALLTVFFAVVAVIIEQHLFAPIIAFVLKASPHAQLSLFYLFNGLLSSISDNVFVGTVYINEAKAAFEQGIISLKQFELLAVAINTGTNLPSVATPNGQAAFLFLLTSALAPLIRLSYGRMVWMALPYTVVLTLVGLLCIEFTLMPVTEWLSTQGLITMPNVSP
- the dsbB gene encoding disulfide bond formation protein DsbB, giving the protein MLRYLNQCSRGRGAWLLLALTAFALELVALWFQHVMLLKPCVLCIYERCALFGVMGAGIVGAIAPKSPLRYVALIIWIYSAFRGLQLAWEHTMLQLHPSPFLTCDFAARFPTWLPLDKWLPQVFVASGDCAERQWQFLSLEMPQWLLFIFAAYLLMALLVLIGQPFKPKRRDLFGRL